TTGAAGCTGGTTACTTGCCGGGCGGGCGCTCGGTCGAGGCCAATGGTCCAGAGGTTTTCCGCGCCGCTGCGGTCCGACACGTAGAACAACCGTTGGCCCGCTGCCGCCCACATGGGCCACAGCTCCTTAGCCCCGCTCGTGGTCAGGGCTTCATAGCTAGGTTTGCCGTCCTTTTCGCGCCGCAGCCAGATCTCAGCTTCGTCTAAGTGACTGTGGCCGTGGCGCCACCAATAGTTAGACGCCACCCCACGGGCCGAAAAAGCTAGGGTCTGACCATCGGGCGCCGGGGCGGCGAAGAACTCGTTGGCGTAGCGGTCAGCACTCACCGGCATGGGCGTGCCCCCATTTAGCGACACCCGGTAGATGTCGTTCATGGAGGCAATATCGTGGCTCGTAGACGAGAAGTAGAGCCACTTGCCGTCGGGCGACCAGGCGTCGAGTTGGTCGTTGGCGTCGTCGAAGGTGAGGCGGCGCAGCTGTCCGCTTTCCAAGTTCAGCACGTACACGTCGCCGGCGCCAGTGCGAGTAGAGGTGAAGGCCAGTGACTTGCCGTCAGGCGAGTACAGAGGGCGTGATTCGTTGGCTGGGTGCGCTACTAGGAGCCTGGCTTCGCCACCGCCCACTGGCACGGTCCAGATGTCGCCACCCGAAACGAAAGCTAGCTCCGTACGGTCAGGCGATACAGCAGGCTCAGTGAAGTAAGCGGCCGTCGGTGGATCGGCTGCTAAGGCAGGCACCCAAGGCAGAGCGAGCAGTGCGGCAAGTAATAACGGCTTAGATGCACGTTGTAAGAAGGTAGAAGTAGGCATAGCGTAGGGAAAAGCAGAAGATTAAACCCGCAAACTGTGAGAGCTTAACGCGTGGTAGTATCGCAAGATAAAACGACATGCCTAGCTAGCTAAGGGCTGCTTGAGTTTTCTTGCGAAGAACGAAGTGTTTGGTAGTCAAGATAATAGTTCTGGTCGTGAGCGGAGTATGCAAAGCACAAGCTAGCTTTTGTAGTAAAATATTTGATAAGTAGCTTAATAAAAAAGCAGCCCTACCGGACGGCTAGGGCTGCTTGGGTTTGAACGGAGCGCTTGGGTTTATTACTTATCGAAGTGGTAAAGGAACGTGATAACACCGGTGTAAGCAGGCTTGGGCTGATCCTGAATTTCCAAGGTCACTTCAATTCGGGTTTTGGCTACGCCTCGCAGGTTTTTCACTGACAATAGCTTGGCTCGCAGCCGGACGTGGCTATCTACCTTCACTGGCTGATTGAAGCGCAGGCTCTCGATTTCGTAGTTCACCTGAAGCTTTAGGTTGTTGATGGTAACCACCTGCATCCATAAATAAGGCAGCAACGAAAGCGTCAGATAGCCGTGGGCAATGGGCGCCTGAAAGGGCGATTCGCTCTGGGCCCGCTCCGCGTCGACGTGAATCCACTGATGGTCGAGGGTGGCTTCGGCGAATAAGTTGATCTGCGGCTGCGTGACCTGAAAGTAGGACGAGACGCCTAGCTCCTGACCTTCATAGCGGGTAAGCTCTTCTAAGCTGCTGATAGTTACGTGACTCATGCGGGCTACAAGTTGTGGAATAGTTCGTGTGGCACACGGACGGTAATGCGGCCGCAATATCGGGTAAAGGCTGATAAGAGCGTATCATCAGTCGCTAAGCTTGGCGCACAAAGCACAGCGGCCCGGCTACTGACCTCTTCGTGAGTGCCAATAGCCGGGCCGCTGTGCTTTGTGCGTAGCCAGCCG
This Hymenobacter sp. GOD-10R DNA region includes the following protein-coding sequences:
- a CDS encoding MaoC family dehydratase gives rise to the protein MSHVTISSLEELTRYEGQELGVSSYFQVTQPQINLFAEATLDHQWIHVDAERAQSESPFQAPIAHGYLTLSLLPYLWMQVVTINNLKLQVNYEIESLRFNQPVKVDSHVRLRAKLLSVKNLRGVAKTRIEVTLEIQDQPKPAYTGVITFLYHFDK